One Streptomyces sp. L2 genomic window carries:
- the ribH gene encoding 6,7-dimethyl-8-ribityllumazine synthase: protein MSGKGAPELSVRNASDLRVAVIAAQWHEKVMDGLVNGAMRALHELGIDEPTLIRVPGSFELPVAAKVLAGRGYDAVVALGVVIRGGTPHFDYVCQGVTQGLTQVSIETGVPVGFGVLTCDTEEQALDRAGIEGSNEDKGHEAVTAAIATAATLRSVSEPWH from the coding sequence GTGAGCGGCAAGGGTGCACCGGAGCTGTCCGTACGCAACGCGAGCGACCTGCGGGTCGCCGTCATCGCGGCGCAGTGGCACGAGAAGGTGATGGACGGTCTGGTCAACGGCGCGATGCGCGCCCTGCACGAGCTGGGCATCGACGAGCCGACCCTGATCCGGGTGCCCGGCAGCTTCGAACTGCCGGTCGCCGCCAAGGTCCTCGCGGGCCGCGGGTACGACGCGGTCGTCGCGCTCGGCGTCGTCATCCGCGGCGGCACCCCGCACTTCGACTACGTCTGCCAGGGCGTCACCCAGGGCCTGACCCAGGTGTCGATCGAGACCGGCGTGCCCGTCGGGTTCGGCGTGCTCACCTGCGACACCGAGGAGCAGGCCCTCGACCGGGCCGGTATCGAGGGCTCGAACGAGGACAAGGGCCACGAGGCGGTGACCGCGGCGATCGCGACCGCCGCCACGCTGCGCTCAGTATCTGAACCCTGGCACTAG
- a CDS encoding ROK family transcriptional regulator yields MPASPSTARAINDRLALRLLQQEGPLTAGELKRLTGLSRPTVADLVDRLTAAGLITVVGESGEQRRGPNARLYGIVADRAHLAALDVRTGGVSVLVSDLVGRVLAEASVPIGGGTGTGTAVERAVAAVERAAKEAGAGRLHTVGIGAPGLIDPASGDLRDSGGLPVWHRRLVAALQERLPEARVTVENETNLAALAEQREGAARDRDTFVLLWLGHGVGAAVVLDGALRRGASGGTGEIGFLPVPGTTSLPSRSDCDGGFHSLAGAAAIGDLARECGLHAPGAADGPGAADGPAAAAVVRDAVAAVAAVADAGAESAGAEAGPAPVGEGSDSASEGGGPGPASESGDAGPASARFLDVLADRIALGVASVVAVLDPGCVVLGGEIGRAGGAELAGRVERRIRRMSPLATEVRASGLGGAAVLRGALLTARDRAQDELFAPPERGADGWP; encoded by the coding sequence ATGCCCGCATCACCCAGCACCGCCCGGGCCATCAACGACCGGCTCGCCCTACGTCTGCTCCAGCAGGAAGGCCCGCTGACCGCAGGGGAGTTGAAGAGGCTCACCGGACTGTCCCGGCCGACGGTCGCCGACCTCGTGGACCGGCTCACCGCGGCCGGCCTGATCACGGTGGTCGGCGAGTCCGGCGAGCAGCGCCGGGGGCCCAACGCCCGCCTCTACGGGATCGTCGCCGACCGCGCCCACCTCGCCGCGCTCGACGTGCGCACCGGGGGCGTCTCGGTGCTGGTGTCCGACCTGGTGGGGCGTGTGCTCGCCGAGGCGTCCGTGCCCATCGGCGGCGGCACCGGCACCGGAACGGCCGTCGAGCGGGCAGTGGCCGCGGTGGAGCGGGCCGCGAAGGAGGCCGGCGCCGGCCGGCTGCACACCGTCGGCATCGGCGCGCCGGGCCTCATCGACCCTGCGAGCGGTGATCTGCGCGACTCCGGCGGACTGCCCGTCTGGCACCGCCGCCTGGTCGCCGCACTCCAGGAACGGCTGCCCGAGGCCCGGGTCACCGTCGAGAACGAGACCAACCTGGCCGCCCTGGCCGAACAGCGCGAGGGTGCCGCCCGGGACCGCGACACGTTCGTCCTGTTGTGGCTCGGCCACGGAGTCGGCGCGGCGGTCGTCCTGGACGGCGCCCTCCGCCGCGGCGCCTCCGGCGGCACCGGCGAGATCGGCTTCCTCCCCGTGCCGGGCACGACGTCCCTGCCCTCGCGCAGCGACTGCGACGGCGGCTTCCACTCCCTGGCCGGGGCGGCGGCGATCGGGGACCTGGCCCGCGAGTGCGGGCTCCACGCGCCGGGGGCGGCGGACGGTCCGGGCGCGGCAGACGGTCCGGCTGCGGCGGCCGTGGTTCGCGACGCGGTGGCGGCCGTGGCGGCCGTGGCGGACGCGGGGGCGGAGTCCGCGGGCGCGGAGGCGGGGCCGGCGCCCGTCGGCGAGGGCTCGGATTCGGCGTCCGAGGGCGGGGGGCCGGGGCCGGCGTCCGAAAGCGGGGATGCGGGCCCGGCGTCCGCCCGTTTCCTGGACGTCCTCGCCGACCGGATCGCCCTCGGTGTCGCGTCCGTGGTCGCCGTCCTGGACCCGGGATGCGTGGTGCTCGGCGGGGAGATTGGCCGGGCCGGGGGAGCGGAACTGGCCGGACGGGTGGAGCGGCGGATCCGCCGGATGTCGCCGCTCGCCACCGAGGTGCGGGCGAGTGGCCTGGGTGGGGCGGCCGTCCTGCGGGGTGCCCTGCTGACGGCGCGCGACCGAGCTCAGGACGAGTTGTTCGCACCCCCGGAGCGGGGGGCTGACGGCTGGCCCTGA
- a CDS encoding phosphoribosyl-ATP diphosphatase: MSKKTFEELFTELQHKAAHGDPATSRTAELVGKGVHAIGKKVVEEAAEVWMAAEHEGKEAAAEEISQLLYHVQVMMVARGISLDDVYAHL, translated from the coding sequence ATGTCCAAGAAGACGTTCGAGGAGCTGTTCACCGAGCTCCAGCACAAGGCCGCCCACGGCGATCCCGCCACCTCCCGCACCGCTGAGCTGGTCGGCAAGGGCGTCCATGCCATCGGCAAGAAGGTCGTCGAGGAGGCCGCCGAGGTGTGGATGGCCGCCGAGCACGAGGGCAAGGAGGCGGCGGCCGAGGAGATCTCCCAGCTGCTGTACCACGTCCAGGTGATGATGGTCGCCCGCGGGATCTCCCTGGACGACGTCTACGCCCACCTCTGA
- a CDS encoding nicotinamide mononucleotide transporter family protein — protein MNWLNSEAFTLFGQRIIWSDMTGNILGLITLALGWRRSLWTWPVQFLSGLVLFAAFYGHLTGSAGKQAVVMAVALYGWWQWQRDKGRSADGHITPRFATWRERGAMVAAAAAGTAAVALLFKAYPSLSWDPWPDAYIFVGTVVAMYAQARGMVEFWFAWLLVDFVGVPLNFANGYAFSGFVYVIYGALVLWGMRDWWLRSRKSPQPVLEGAPA, from the coding sequence GTGAACTGGCTCAACTCCGAGGCGTTCACGCTGTTCGGCCAGCGCATCATCTGGTCCGACATGACCGGCAACATCCTGGGCCTGATCACCCTCGCGCTCGGCTGGCGCCGCTCCCTGTGGACCTGGCCCGTGCAGTTCCTCTCCGGCCTGGTCCTGTTCGCCGCCTTCTACGGCCACCTGACCGGCAGCGCCGGAAAGCAGGCCGTCGTCATGGCCGTCGCCCTGTACGGCTGGTGGCAGTGGCAGCGCGACAAGGGCCGCTCCGCCGACGGCCACATCACCCCCCGGTTCGCCACCTGGCGCGAACGCGGCGCCATGGTCGCGGCCGCCGCGGCCGGCACCGCCGCCGTGGCCCTCCTCTTCAAGGCCTACCCGTCCCTGTCCTGGGACCCCTGGCCGGACGCGTACATCTTCGTCGGCACCGTCGTCGCCATGTACGCCCAGGCGCGCGGCATGGTCGAGTTCTGGTTCGCCTGGCTCCTCGTCGATTTCGTCGGCGTCCCCCTCAACTTCGCCAACGGCTACGCCTTCTCCGGCTTCGTCTACGTCATCTACGGCGCACTCGTCCTGTGGGGCATGCGCGACTGGTGGCTGCGCTCCCGCAAGAGCCCGCAGCCCGTCCTGGAAGGAGCGCCGGCATGA
- a CDS encoding hemolysin family protein yields MSVLQLVFAGLLVLANGFFVGAEFSLVSVRRSQIEPLGTARARQVLYGLERLPQMMAAAQFGITVCSLTLGAVAEPTVAHLLEPVFAAVHLPDGMVHPLGYVIALAAVVFFHLVIGEMVPKNLAMAAPEKAALWLSPGLVAFARLCRPITVALGACAQGILRLFRVEPKDEVEAVVTSEQLNRLLEDSGQAGLLGPEERERLEDALELGSRPVTDVLLTRESLVTVPPSVTPGEIVALTARTGYSRFPVAAEKGAFMGYVHVKDVLDLEDSDRAVPQHVWRPMTTLRAELPLDDALTVMRRAATHLAQVADPSGRVLGLVALEDALELLVGEVRDPAHRVAPPEPEQVLAT; encoded by the coding sequence ATGAGCGTCCTCCAACTGGTCTTCGCCGGACTGCTCGTGCTCGCCAACGGCTTCTTCGTCGGCGCCGAGTTCTCCTTGGTCTCCGTCCGCCGCAGCCAGATCGAACCGCTCGGCACCGCGCGGGCCCGGCAGGTGCTGTACGGGCTGGAGCGGCTGCCGCAGATGATGGCGGCGGCGCAGTTCGGCATCACCGTCTGCTCCCTGACGCTGGGCGCGGTCGCCGAGCCGACGGTGGCGCATCTGCTGGAGCCGGTGTTCGCGGCGGTCCACCTGCCCGACGGCATGGTGCACCCGCTGGGCTACGTCATCGCCCTCGCCGCCGTGGTCTTCTTCCACCTCGTCATCGGCGAGATGGTGCCGAAGAACCTCGCGATGGCCGCGCCCGAGAAGGCCGCGCTGTGGTTGAGCCCCGGGCTCGTCGCCTTCGCCCGGCTGTGCAGGCCGATCACCGTCGCGCTCGGCGCCTGCGCGCAGGGCATCCTGCGGCTGTTCCGGGTCGAGCCGAAGGACGAGGTCGAGGCGGTCGTCACCAGCGAACAGCTCAACCGGCTCCTGGAGGACTCCGGTCAGGCGGGGCTGCTCGGGCCGGAGGAGCGGGAACGCCTGGAGGACGCCCTGGAGCTGGGCTCACGCCCGGTCACCGACGTCCTCCTCACCCGCGAGTCCCTGGTCACGGTGCCGCCGTCGGTCACCCCGGGCGAGATCGTCGCCCTCACCGCCCGCACGGGCTACTCCCGCTTCCCGGTGGCCGCGGAGAAGGGGGCGTTCATGGGGTACGTGCACGTCAAGGACGTCCTGGACCTGGAGGACTCCGACCGCGCGGTGCCGCAGCACGTGTGGCGGCCCATGACCACGCTCCGGGCGGAACTGCCGCTCGACGACGCGCTCACGGTGATGCGCCGGGCCGCGACCCACCTGGCCCAGGTCGCCGACCCCTCCGGCCGTGTCCTCGGCCTCGTCGCCCTCGAGGACGCCCTCGAACTCCTCGTCGGCGAGGTCCGAGACCCGGCCCACAGGGTGGCTCCGCCGGAACCCGAGCAAGTCCTGGCGACGTAG
- a CDS encoding bifunctional 3,4-dihydroxy-2-butanone-4-phosphate synthase/GTP cyclohydrolase II: MTSAPILYSTDDIEEFRLDPVEQAVADIALGRPVVVVDDEDRENEGDLVIAAEKATPEIVAFMMSECRGLICAPMEGAELDRLRLPQMVEDNTESMKTAFTVSVDASAAHGVSTGISAADRATTLQLLASGTAEPTDLVRPGHIFPLRARDGGVLVRNGHTEAAVDLARLAGLRPAGAIVEIAGEDGRMLRLPELIPFARKHGLTIISIEDLIAYRRTSEPTVRREAETRLPTRYGTFTAYGYRSTVDGVEHVALVHGEIGDGEDVLVRVHSECLTGDIFASLRCDCGPQLDASLERIQAEGRGVVVYLRGHEGRGIGLLSKLRAYELQEQGRDTLDANLELGLPADARDYGAGARILADLGVRGVRLMTNNPDKTDALLRHGLKVTGREPMPVQAGEHNLRYLRTKRDRMGHDLPWLDTPAVSTCGNQ, translated from the coding sequence ATGACCTCGGCACCGATCCTCTACAGCACGGACGACATCGAGGAGTTCCGCCTCGACCCCGTCGAACAGGCCGTCGCCGACATCGCGCTCGGCCGCCCCGTCGTCGTCGTCGACGACGAGGACCGCGAGAACGAGGGCGACCTCGTCATCGCCGCCGAGAAGGCGACCCCCGAGATCGTCGCCTTCATGATGAGCGAGTGCCGCGGCCTGATCTGCGCCCCCATGGAGGGCGCGGAACTCGACCGGCTGCGACTGCCGCAGATGGTCGAGGACAACACCGAGTCCATGAAGACCGCGTTCACCGTCTCCGTGGACGCCTCCGCCGCGCACGGCGTGAGCACCGGCATCTCGGCCGCCGACCGCGCCACCACGCTCCAGCTGCTGGCGAGCGGCACCGCCGAACCCACCGACCTCGTCCGCCCCGGCCACATCTTCCCGCTGCGCGCCCGCGACGGCGGCGTCCTGGTCCGCAACGGCCACACCGAGGCCGCCGTCGACCTCGCCCGGCTCGCCGGACTCCGCCCGGCCGGCGCCATCGTCGAGATCGCCGGCGAGGACGGCCGCATGCTCCGGCTGCCCGAGCTGATCCCGTTCGCCCGCAAGCACGGCCTGACGATCATCTCCATCGAGGACCTCATCGCCTACCGCCGTACCAGCGAGCCCACCGTCCGCCGCGAGGCCGAGACCCGCCTGCCCACCCGGTACGGCACCTTCACCGCCTACGGCTACCGGTCCACCGTCGACGGCGTCGAGCACGTCGCCCTCGTCCACGGCGAGATCGGCGACGGCGAGGACGTCCTGGTCCGCGTCCACTCCGAATGCCTCACCGGCGACATCTTCGCCTCCCTGCGCTGCGACTGCGGCCCCCAGCTGGACGCCTCCCTGGAACGCATCCAGGCCGAGGGCCGGGGCGTCGTCGTCTACCTCCGCGGCCACGAGGGGCGCGGCATCGGCCTGCTGTCCAAACTGCGGGCGTACGAACTCCAGGAGCAGGGCCGCGACACCCTGGACGCCAACCTCGAACTCGGCCTGCCCGCCGACGCCCGGGACTACGGCGCCGGCGCGCGGATCCTCGCCGACCTCGGCGTCCGCGGCGTCCGCCTGATGACCAACAACCCCGACAAGACCGACGCGCTGCTGCGCCACGGCCTGAAGGTCACCGGCCGCGAGCCGATGCCCGTCCAGGCCGGCGAGCACAACCTGCGGTACCTGCGCACCAAGCGGGACCGGATGGGGCACGATCTGCCCTGGCTGGACACGCCGGCCGTGTCCACCTGCGGCAACCAGTAA
- a CDS encoding MFS transporter → MADGEYTREEVRRARYAVAAVFAVHGAVTGSFATRVPWVQEHASLSAGQLGFALAFTALGASCAMPLAGRISHTFGSRTALRGLIALWTLSLVLPALAPNLYTLCLAMFTYGACAGMADVAMNALGVEVERLLGKSIMSGLHGMWSAGALIGSAGGTLAAHLGADARVHFLLAAAVLTVLGVLAAGRVLDVQPAEDEEPPPRFALPPRSALLIGAVGFCAVFAEGASLDWSAVYLRDQLDTSAGLAAATTTGFMLTMAVARIAGDAVVNRFGAVRTVRAGGFLAVLGGVLIVVAGHPAVAMAGFALMGLGIAVVVPLCFAAAGHAGPNPSQAIAGVATITYTSGLIAPSLIGGVAQATSLMVSFCVVSALAFGLALFAGVLRTAERGVAGEVSRRAAAVPDPRP, encoded by the coding sequence ATGGCCGACGGGGAGTACACACGCGAGGAGGTCCGGCGCGCCCGGTACGCGGTCGCGGCCGTCTTCGCCGTGCACGGCGCCGTGACCGGTTCCTTCGCCACCCGCGTGCCCTGGGTCCAGGAACACGCCTCGCTCAGCGCCGGCCAGCTCGGATTCGCGCTGGCCTTCACCGCGCTCGGTGCCTCGTGCGCCATGCCGCTGGCCGGCCGGATCAGCCACACCTTCGGCAGCCGGACGGCCCTGCGCGGCCTCATCGCGCTGTGGACGCTGTCGCTGGTCCTGCCGGCCCTCGCGCCGAACCTGTACACGCTCTGCCTGGCGATGTTCACCTACGGCGCCTGCGCGGGCATGGCCGACGTGGCGATGAACGCGCTCGGGGTCGAGGTGGAGCGGCTGCTCGGCAAGTCCATCATGTCGGGGCTGCACGGCATGTGGAGCGCGGGCGCGCTGATCGGCTCGGCCGGGGGCACCCTCGCCGCGCACCTCGGCGCGGACGCGCGCGTGCACTTCCTGCTCGCCGCGGCCGTCCTCACCGTGCTGGGCGTGCTGGCCGCCGGCCGGGTCCTCGACGTCCAGCCCGCCGAGGACGAGGAGCCGCCGCCGCGGTTCGCGCTGCCGCCCCGCTCGGCGCTGCTGATCGGCGCCGTCGGTTTCTGCGCGGTGTTCGCGGAGGGCGCGAGCCTGGACTGGTCGGCGGTCTACCTCCGCGACCAACTGGACACCTCGGCCGGTCTGGCCGCCGCGACGACGACCGGGTTCATGCTGACCATGGCGGTGGCCCGGATCGCCGGGGACGCGGTGGTGAACCGCTTCGGCGCGGTCCGCACCGTGCGGGCCGGCGGCTTCCTCGCCGTGCTCGGCGGCGTGCTGATCGTCGTCGCGGGGCACCCGGCGGTGGCGATGGCGGGGTTCGCGCTGATGGGGCTCGGCATCGCGGTGGTCGTACCGCTGTGCTTCGCCGCCGCGGGGCACGCCGGGCCCAACCCCAGTCAGGCCATCGCGGGCGTCGCGACCATCACCTACACCTCGGGGCTGATCGCGCCGAGCCTGATCGGCGGGGTAGCCCAGGCGACCAGCCTGATGGTCTCGTTCTGCGTGGTGTCCGCGCTGGCCTTCGGTCTCGCCCTGTTCGCGGGCGTGCTGCGCACCGCGGAGCGCGGCGTCGCCGGCGAGGTCAGCCGACGGGCCGCAGCAGTCCCCGACCCACGGCCCTGA
- a CDS encoding riboflavin synthase yields MFTGIVEELGEVTAVETLGDASRFRLRGPVVTEGAQHGDSIAVNGVCLTVVEHEGDEFTADVMAETLNRSSLGALTVGSRVNLERPMAVGARLGGHIVQGHVDGTGEVLERKPSENWEIVKVSLPADLARYVVEKGSITVDGISLTVVDAGQDYFTVSLIPTTLALTTLGVKQPGDPVNLEVDVIAKYVERLMAGQGAGR; encoded by the coding sequence GTGTTCACCGGAATCGTCGAAGAACTGGGTGAGGTCACCGCCGTCGAGACCCTCGGCGACGCCTCGCGCTTCCGTCTCCGCGGCCCCGTCGTGACCGAGGGCGCCCAGCACGGCGACTCCATCGCCGTGAACGGCGTCTGCCTCACCGTCGTCGAACACGAGGGCGACGAATTCACCGCCGACGTCATGGCCGAGACCCTGAACCGCTCCAGCCTGGGCGCGCTCACCGTCGGCTCCCGCGTCAACCTGGAGCGCCCCATGGCCGTCGGCGCGCGCCTCGGCGGGCACATCGTGCAGGGGCACGTCGACGGCACCGGCGAGGTGCTGGAGCGCAAGCCCTCGGAGAACTGGGAGATCGTCAAGGTCTCGCTCCCCGCGGACCTCGCGCGCTACGTCGTCGAGAAGGGCTCCATCACCGTCGACGGCATCAGCCTCACCGTCGTCGACGCCGGCCAGGACTACTTCACCGTCAGCCTCATCCCGACCACGCTGGCCCTCACCACGCTCGGTGTGAAGCAGCCCGGCGACCCGGTCAACCTCGAAGTGGACGTCATCGCCAAGTACGTCGAGCGGCTGATGGCCGGTCAGGGGGCCGGGCGGTGA
- a CDS encoding hemolysin family protein: MTIPLLLLAAAFLLILANGFFVAAEFGLVTVERPEAEKAAADGDRRARTVVESLKELSFQLSGTQLGITITSLVVGMLAEPALAALLRGPFAATGLPGGAVSGIAVVVGMLLASAIQMVIGELVPKNWAVSKPLQVARFVAGPQHRFALLFRPVIAMLNTVANRLVRALGVEPAHELASARTPGELVSLARHSARAGALEQDTADLFVRTLSLGELTAQHVMTPRVKVSALQASATAEDVVNLTRATGLSRFPVYREKIDEIVGMAHLKDALAVPVHERLRTPVSRIARKALLVPETLPVQPLLARLRSEQPIAVVVDEYGGTAGVVTLEDIVEELVGEVRDEHDAKDMPELAAAPPEDGRPAWDVDGSCRVDILQRIGLDVPEGPYETVAGLVADRLGRIPAPGDRAELPGWRLSVRQVGHYRAERVRLVRTAPAVNVMEAVR, from the coding sequence ATGACCATCCCCCTGCTGCTCCTGGCAGCGGCGTTCCTGCTCATCCTCGCCAACGGCTTCTTCGTCGCCGCCGAGTTCGGGCTCGTCACCGTCGAGCGCCCGGAGGCCGAGAAGGCGGCCGCCGACGGCGACAGGCGGGCCCGCACGGTCGTCGAATCGCTCAAGGAGCTGTCCTTCCAGCTCTCCGGCACCCAGCTCGGCATCACCATCACCTCCCTCGTCGTCGGCATGCTCGCCGAACCGGCCCTCGCCGCCCTCCTGCGCGGCCCGTTCGCCGCGACCGGCCTCCCCGGCGGCGCCGTCTCCGGCATCGCCGTGGTCGTCGGCATGCTGCTCGCCTCCGCGATCCAGATGGTGATCGGCGAACTCGTGCCCAAGAACTGGGCGGTGTCCAAGCCGCTGCAGGTCGCCCGGTTCGTGGCCGGCCCGCAGCACCGCTTCGCCCTGCTGTTCCGCCCGGTGATCGCCATGCTCAACACGGTCGCCAACCGGCTCGTGCGGGCCCTGGGCGTCGAACCCGCGCACGAGCTGGCCTCCGCCCGCACCCCCGGCGAACTGGTGTCCCTGGCCCGGCACTCCGCGCGGGCGGGCGCCCTGGAGCAGGACACCGCAGACCTGTTCGTGCGCACCCTGTCGCTGGGCGAGCTGACCGCGCAGCACGTGATGACCCCGCGCGTGAAGGTCAGCGCCCTGCAGGCGTCGGCGACCGCCGAGGACGTCGTCAACCTCACCCGCGCCACCGGCCTGTCCCGCTTCCCCGTCTACCGGGAGAAGATCGACGAGATCGTCGGCATGGCCCACCTCAAGGACGCCCTCGCCGTCCCCGTGCACGAGCGGCTGCGGACCCCGGTGAGCCGGATCGCCCGCAAGGCGCTCCTCGTTCCCGAGACCCTGCCCGTCCAGCCGCTCCTCGCCCGGCTGCGCAGCGAGCAGCCCATCGCCGTCGTCGTCGACGAGTACGGCGGCACGGCCGGTGTCGTCACCCTGGAGGACATCGTCGAGGAACTCGTCGGCGAGGTCCGCGACGAGCACGACGCCAAGGACATGCCCGAGCTGGCCGCCGCCCCGCCCGAGGACGGCAGGCCCGCGTGGGACGTGGACGGCAGCTGCCGCGTCGACATCCTGCAGCGCATAGGCCTCGACGTGCCGGAGGGGCCGTACGAGACGGTCGCCGGCCTCGTCGCCGACCGGCTCGGCCGTATCCCGGCCCCCGGTGACCGGGCCGAACTGCCCGGCTGGCGGCTGTCCGTCCGCCAGGTCGGCCACTACCGCGCCGAACGGGTCCGCCTGGTCCGCACCGCCCCCGCGGTGAACGTGATGGAGGCCGTCCGATGA
- a CDS encoding PH domain-containing protein: MSDTSGLPALPVTFRPGHTRVILLTAGLAIFLVITWIALLLEQLGPGERLTFILTGALLFWVLAQLARVKVVADETGVTVVNIVSRRRLDWAEILQVNLRPGDPWVFLNLSDGTSLPALGIQPGLARKRAIADAQALRALACAHATAHTAEDQG; encoded by the coding sequence ATGTCCGACACGTCCGGCCTCCCCGCCCTGCCCGTCACCTTCCGCCCGGGCCACACCCGCGTGATCCTGCTCACCGCGGGCCTGGCGATCTTCCTGGTCATCACCTGGATCGCCCTGCTGCTGGAGCAGCTCGGCCCGGGGGAGCGGCTCACCTTCATCCTCACCGGCGCGCTCCTCTTCTGGGTGCTCGCCCAGCTCGCCCGGGTGAAGGTCGTCGCCGACGAGACCGGTGTCACCGTCGTCAACATCGTCAGCAGAAGGCGTCTGGACTGGGCGGAGATCCTCCAGGTGAACCTCCGCCCGGGCGACCCCTGGGTGTTCCTCAACCTCAGCGACGGCACCAGCCTGCCCGCCCTCGGCATCCAGCCGGGCCTCGCCCGGAAGCGGGCCATCGCCGACGCGCAGGCGCTCCGCGCACTCGCCTGCGCCCACGCGACGGCCCATACGGCGGAAGATCAGGGCTGA
- the hisG gene encoding ATP phosphoribosyltransferase, with protein sequence MLRIAVPNKGSLSGPAAEMLHEAGYQQRRESKELRIVDPENDVEFFYLRPRDIAIYVSSGRLDIGVTGRDLLVDSGADAEEILPLGFARSTFRFAAKPGTAQGIEDLKGRTVATSYEGIVAGHLADRGVDASVVHLDGAVETAIELGVAEVIADVVETGTSLRNAGLEVFGEPIMKSEAVVIRRTGAAAEADDADEAKVQQFLRRLQGVLVARTYVMMDYDCRVEQLERAVALTPGLESPTVSPLHNEGWVAVRAMVPSREAQRIMDDLYEIGARAILTTAIHACRL encoded by the coding sequence ATGCTGCGCATCGCCGTCCCCAACAAGGGTTCCCTGTCCGGCCCTGCGGCGGAGATGCTGCATGAGGCCGGCTACCAGCAGCGCCGCGAGTCCAAGGAACTGCGGATCGTCGACCCCGAGAACGACGTCGAGTTCTTCTACCTCCGCCCCCGCGACATCGCGATCTACGTCTCCTCCGGCCGCCTCGACATCGGGGTGACCGGCCGGGACCTGCTCGTCGACTCCGGTGCCGACGCCGAGGAGATCCTCCCGCTCGGCTTCGCCCGCTCCACCTTCCGCTTCGCCGCCAAGCCCGGCACCGCGCAGGGCATCGAGGACCTCAAGGGCAGGACGGTCGCCACCTCCTACGAGGGGATCGTCGCCGGACACCTCGCCGACCGCGGCGTCGACGCCTCCGTCGTCCACCTCGACGGCGCCGTCGAGACCGCGATCGAACTGGGCGTCGCCGAGGTCATCGCCGACGTCGTCGAGACCGGCACCTCGCTGCGCAACGCCGGACTGGAGGTCTTCGGCGAGCCCATCATGAAGTCCGAGGCCGTCGTCATCCGCCGCACCGGCGCCGCCGCCGAGGCCGACGACGCCGACGAGGCCAAGGTCCAGCAGTTCCTGCGCCGCCTGCAGGGCGTCCTCGTCGCCCGGACGTACGTGATGATGGACTACGACTGCCGTGTCGAGCAGCTGGAGCGGGCCGTCGCCCTGACCCCCGGCCTGGAGTCGCCGACCGTCTCCCCCCTGCACAACGAGGGCTGGGTCGCCGTCCGCGCCATGGTCCCGTCCCGGGAGGCCCAGCGCATCATGGACGACCTGTACGAGATCGGCGCCCGTGCCATCCTGACCACGGCCATTCACGCCTGCCGCCTCTGA